A window of Streptomyces sp. SAI-127 contains these coding sequences:
- a CDS encoding alpha-amylase family glycosyl hydrolase — protein MTVIHEINTLVWLHELSVRYGRPVTLGDVPGEVWDAVAPPGVDTVWLMGVWERSPAGLEIALRDEGLRASFREALPDLTDADIAGSPYCVRDYVVDASLGGPDGLAAARTRLAARGLRLILDHVPNHVAPDHPWLTSGPDRLVRGTADDLARAPADFIEAGGEVYARGRDPYFPPWPDVVQLNAFSDALREATVDTLVSIGDQADGVRCDMAMLLMNDIFGKTWGDRAGTAPAEDFWPYVIPRVRARHPGLLFVAEAYWDLEGALRQQGFDHCYDKRLYDRLLHESADSVRAHLDADLAHQRGLVRFLENHDEPRAAATLPGDRGRAAAVAVATLPGATLWHEGQFEGRRVRPPVFLRRRPQEPVDEPLRDFYGRLLPAAAAVRRGDWRPLTPTGWPDNDTHRDLLAWTWTHADARHLVVVNDSDGPAQARLPLPWDDLRGRVCRASDLLTGAVYDRDGDELADCGLFVSLEGWGCHVLKW, from the coding sequence ATGACGGTGATCCACGAGATCAACACCCTCGTCTGGCTGCACGAGTTGAGCGTTCGCTACGGCCGTCCCGTCACCCTCGGCGACGTGCCCGGCGAGGTCTGGGACGCCGTCGCGCCACCCGGCGTCGACACCGTCTGGCTGATGGGCGTGTGGGAGCGCAGTCCGGCAGGACTGGAGATCGCCCTGCGTGACGAGGGGCTCAGGGCCTCCTTCCGCGAGGCCCTGCCCGACCTCACCGACGCGGACATCGCCGGATCGCCGTACTGCGTACGCGACTACGTCGTCGACGCCTCCCTCGGAGGACCCGACGGCCTGGCCGCCGCCCGCACCCGACTCGCCGCACGAGGGCTGCGGTTGATCCTCGATCACGTCCCCAACCACGTGGCCCCCGACCACCCCTGGCTCACGTCGGGCCCCGACCGTCTCGTCCGGGGCACCGCCGACGACCTGGCCCGCGCACCGGCCGACTTCATCGAGGCCGGGGGAGAGGTCTACGCCCGCGGCCGTGACCCCTACTTCCCGCCCTGGCCGGACGTGGTCCAGCTGAACGCCTTCAGCGACGCGCTGCGCGAGGCGACCGTGGACACCCTCGTGTCCATCGGCGACCAGGCCGACGGCGTGCGCTGCGACATGGCCATGCTGCTGATGAACGACATCTTCGGGAAGACCTGGGGAGACCGCGCGGGCACGGCCCCCGCCGAGGACTTCTGGCCGTACGTCATCCCGCGCGTGCGGGCCCGCCACCCCGGTCTCCTCTTCGTCGCCGAGGCCTACTGGGACCTCGAAGGGGCCCTCCGGCAGCAGGGCTTCGACCACTGCTACGACAAACGCCTCTACGACCGTCTGCTGCACGAGAGCGCCGACTCCGTCCGCGCCCACCTGGACGCCGACCTCGCCCACCAGCGCGGTCTCGTCCGCTTCCTGGAGAACCACGACGAGCCCCGGGCCGCCGCCACCCTGCCCGGTGACCGGGGCCGGGCGGCCGCCGTGGCCGTGGCGACCCTGCCGGGCGCGACCCTCTGGCACGAGGGCCAGTTCGAGGGGCGCCGGGTGCGGCCACCCGTGTTCCTGAGGCGCAGGCCGCAGGAGCCCGTCGACGAGCCCCTGCGCGACTTCTACGGCCGACTGCTGCCCGCCGCTGCCGCCGTACGCAGGGGGGACTGGCGGCCGCTGACGCCGACGGGCTGGCCGGACAACGACACGCACCGCGACCTGCTCGCCTGGACCTGGACGCACGCCGACGCCCGCCACCTGGTCGTCGTGAACGACTCCGACGGCCCGGCCCAGGCGAGGCTGCCGCTGCCGTGGGACGACCTGAGGGGCCGCGTGTGCCGTGCGAGCGACCTGCTCACCGGGGCGGTGTACGACCGTGACGGAGACGAACTGGCCGACTGCGGTCTGTTCGTGTCCCTGGAGGGCTGGGGGTGCCACGTCCTCAAGTGGTGA
- a CDS encoding MFS transporter, whose protein sequence is MALLVIASCQLMVVLDITIVNIALPDIQRSLDFSTTSLAWVVNAYTLTFGGLLLLGGRTGDILGRRRVFVFGVLLFVLASLLGGLAQNEAQLLAARALQGVGGAIASPTALSLVSTTFREGPERNRAFGVFAAVSAGGGAIGLLAGGVLVEWLNWRWVLFVNVPIGLLIALATPRWIRESERHPGNFDITGALTATAGMVLLVYGFIRAAQEGWRDALTLASFAGAVVLLVLFVLVEKRSRQPITPLHMFADRNRAGTYGIMLCLAAAIFGMFFFLTLFTQNVLDFSPLATGFAFLPVSVVIAIGAGLASRFLPVYGPKPFMVGGAILAAAGLAWLTLTDVHSTYAGSVLGPMLVFSLGMGMEFVSLTLMALSNVPTEETGAASGLLNATQQVGGSLGLSILVTMFGTASTNEAEKHVPRFLAQATPAERRLFQRTGELPGTWGDEVLTAGVSAAFVMAAIFTVVAALIAVVVIQVRPSDLERLKGGPPVPQG, encoded by the coding sequence ATGGCCCTGCTCGTCATCGCGTCCTGCCAGCTCATGGTGGTGCTCGACATCACCATCGTGAACATCGCGCTCCCGGACATCCAGCGCTCCCTCGACTTCTCCACCACCAGCCTGGCCTGGGTGGTCAATGCGTACACCCTCACGTTCGGCGGGCTGCTGCTGCTCGGCGGCAGGACCGGCGACATCCTCGGCAGACGCCGCGTGTTCGTCTTCGGAGTACTGCTGTTCGTGCTCGCCTCGCTGCTCGGTGGACTCGCCCAGAACGAGGCCCAACTCCTCGCCGCGCGTGCCCTTCAGGGTGTCGGCGGCGCCATCGCGTCCCCGACCGCCCTCTCCCTGGTCAGTACGACCTTCCGCGAAGGACCCGAGCGCAACCGGGCGTTCGGCGTCTTCGCCGCGGTCTCGGCGGGCGGCGGCGCGATCGGACTGCTGGCCGGCGGAGTCCTCGTCGAGTGGCTCAACTGGCGGTGGGTGCTGTTCGTCAACGTCCCGATCGGACTGCTCATCGCGCTCGCCACGCCCCGCTGGATCCGTGAGTCGGAGCGGCATCCCGGCAACTTCGACATCACCGGCGCGCTGACCGCCACCGCGGGCATGGTGCTGCTGGTGTACGGCTTCATCAGGGCCGCCCAGGAGGGCTGGCGGGACGCGCTCACCCTGGCCTCGTTCGCCGGCGCGGTCGTCCTCCTCGTGCTGTTCGTGCTGGTCGAGAAGCGTTCCCGGCAGCCGATCACGCCGCTGCACATGTTCGCCGACCGCAACCGCGCGGGCACCTACGGCATCATGCTGTGCCTCGCGGCCGCGATCTTCGGCATGTTCTTCTTCCTGACCCTCTTCACACAGAACGTGCTGGACTTCAGCCCGCTGGCGACCGGGTTCGCGTTCCTGCCGGTCAGCGTGGTCATCGCGATCGGCGCCGGTCTCGCCTCGAGGTTCCTGCCGGTGTACGGGCCCAAGCCCTTCATGGTCGGGGGCGCGATCCTCGCGGCGGCCGGGCTGGCCTGGCTGACCCTGACCGACGTCCACTCCACCTACGCGGGCAGTGTCCTCGGGCCGATGCTCGTCTTCAGCCTCGGCATGGGCATGGAGTTCGTGTCGCTGACTCTGATGGCGCTCTCCAACGTGCCCACCGAGGAGACCGGCGCGGCCTCCGGGCTCCTCAACGCCACTCAGCAGGTGGGCGGTTCGCTCGGGCTGTCCATCCTGGTCACGATGTTCGGCACGGCCAGCACCAACGAGGCGGAGAAGCATGTCCCGCGCTTCCTCGCCCAGGCCACCCCGGCCGAGCGCCGCCTGTTCCAACGCACCGGTGAACTCCCGGGCACCTGGGGCGACGAGGTCCTCACCGCCGGTGTCTCGGCCGCCTTCGTCATGGCCGCGATCTTCACGGTGGTCGCCGCGCTCATCGCCGTCGTGGTCATCCAGGTCCGCCCCTCCGACCTGGAACGCCTCAAGGGCGGGCCGCCGGTGCCCCAGGGATGA
- a CDS encoding LuxR C-terminal-related transcriptional regulator, protein MGTTAYERVLSVAVSALHERDPERLWPLLAAELPVLCGGDALIYKLDNWNESEGTLGLSPGVTAEFVALGDEDAALLRAGYPFARHYADRPDRAPVTAGRVAGRSWPGSQTARLLDDLLDVDHVLGIPLPQSTTPVTGCMVYRSGRDFTDDELRLAEQLQPLLAAVEQQRQLLRRLDAPSEEAADVALTPRETTVLLLLGDALTALSIGRRLGISERTVHKHIANIYRKLGTHDRVSTVLRAQRLGLIPGAPAARP, encoded by the coding sequence ATGGGTACAACTGCGTATGAGCGGGTGCTGTCGGTCGCCGTGTCCGCGCTCCACGAACGCGACCCTGAACGCCTGTGGCCCCTGCTGGCGGCCGAACTGCCGGTCCTGTGCGGTGGCGACGCCCTGATCTACAAGCTGGACAACTGGAACGAGAGCGAGGGCACGCTCGGTCTGTCCCCCGGTGTCACCGCGGAGTTCGTCGCGCTCGGGGACGAGGACGCCGCGCTGCTGCGCGCCGGATACCCGTTCGCCCGGCACTACGCGGACAGACCCGACCGGGCGCCGGTCACTGCTGGTCGGGTGGCCGGTCGGTCCTGGCCCGGAAGCCAGACCGCGCGGTTGCTCGACGACCTTCTGGACGTCGACCATGTGCTGGGCATTCCGCTGCCGCAGTCGACGACTCCGGTCACCGGGTGCATGGTGTACCGCTCCGGGCGGGACTTCACCGACGACGAACTGCGCCTGGCCGAGCAGTTGCAGCCCCTGCTGGCCGCCGTCGAGCAGCAGCGGCAGCTCCTGCGACGGCTCGACGCCCCTTCCGAGGAGGCGGCCGACGTGGCGCTCACGCCCCGGGAGACGACTGTGCTGCTCCTGCTCGGCGACGCCCTGACCGCCCTGTCGATAGGCCGCAGACTCGGGATATCCGAGCGTACGGTCCACAAGCACATCGCGAACATCTACCGCAAGCTCGGCACGCACGACCGCGTCAGTACGGTGCTGCGCGCCCAGCGGCTCGGGCTCATCCCTGGGGCACCGGCGGCCCGCCCTTGA
- a CDS encoding glycosyl hydrolase 115 family protein, with product MAAVGAAPLLPGLIPTTAHAASSDRPAFPLAAGGTAVGIVVDAADDPAVVRAAGDLQSDVERVSGARPDLLRALPRSAPLLVLVGTLGASPAIDRLVSQGRLDVSRVKGRWEASVTQVIERPLPGVDRALVIAGSDRRGTVYGIYDTSERIGVSPWYWWADVPVERRDTVTVPAGRFERREPSVRYRGVFINDEQNLTTWSHRTQETDKNIGPETYQRVFELLLRLKANYLWPAMHPYSDFFNKYRENPELADRYGIVVGSSHPEALLRNGVHEWEPWIAEHPNADGSAPVYDYTVNPAVISDYWRARARQNAAYESSWTLGMRGLHDSALETKYATTIPEKVVVMNDIIADQRRILAEEVGSAAEPQIFIPYKEVLDLYNAGVQVPDDVTLIWPDDNHGNMRQLPNEAERARSGGNGIYYHLSYWGRPKSYLWLDTTQVAKVWQELRRVYEHGTDRMWIFNVGDLKSIETGLSFAMDMAWDVDRWEADEVEGFLAEWAGRQFGRRHAREIAAIRTEYYRLAGELRPEFIAAGLVSVVHHGDEAGRRMAAYDRLLARVRAVGAELPDAYRDAFYELVEYPVHGAYLMNLKYYWADRNALAARQGRGAGTNRLADLALAAHTAEAALTSRYNTEVAGGKWNGIVNPYPSQIPKAPGRPTVTRVTRQETGGLGVAAEGNETGAGRPLSFSSYTRDRRFVDVFNTGFQPLDWAAEASHPWVTLSTAGGSLTEQRRVWVEIDWERAPEGVQEATVVLTGAGQRFDVPLRVVNGRRRARGFVEAHGYVSIDAAHADQRVGRGGCRWRTVRGLGRRTGAVEAVPSTAAPITGDFASRAPELRYRVRFGSTGTFPVTVFRLPSLDERGQRRVAVGLDDQPVTVLSGQAVATGNRGDAWARQVEDGVERLTATVTVAEAGEHVLRIFMVDPAIAVDQIVIDTGGLPATYLAPPESYHPVFNPEPAPGPGLEAPDQ from the coding sequence ATGGCCGCCGTCGGCGCGGCCCCCCTCCTCCCCGGCCTGATCCCGACCACCGCTCACGCCGCCTCCTCGGACCGTCCCGCCTTCCCGCTGGCGGCGGGCGGCACGGCCGTCGGCATCGTCGTGGACGCGGCGGACGACCCCGCCGTCGTCCGCGCCGCGGGCGATCTCCAGTCGGACGTCGAGCGTGTCTCCGGAGCGAGACCCGACCTGCTCCGCGCGCTGCCGCGGAGCGCCCCCCTGCTCGTCCTGGTGGGCACCCTCGGCGCGAGCCCCGCCATCGACCGCCTCGTCTCGCAGGGGCGCCTGGACGTCTCCCGGGTGAAGGGCCGCTGGGAGGCGTCCGTGACCCAGGTGATCGAGCGTCCGCTGCCCGGCGTGGACCGCGCCCTGGTGATCGCGGGCAGCGACCGGCGCGGCACCGTCTACGGGATCTACGACACCTCGGAACGCATCGGCGTCTCCCCCTGGTACTGGTGGGCGGACGTCCCCGTCGAGCGCCGGGACACCGTGACGGTCCCCGCTGGCCGCTTCGAGCGCCGGGAGCCGTCGGTCCGCTACCGGGGCGTCTTCATCAACGACGAGCAGAACCTGACCACTTGGTCCCACCGCACCCAGGAGACCGACAAGAACATCGGCCCCGAGACGTACCAGCGCGTCTTCGAGCTGCTGCTGCGCCTGAAGGCCAACTACCTGTGGCCGGCGATGCATCCGTACTCCGACTTCTTCAACAAGTACCGGGAGAACCCCGAACTCGCCGACCGCTACGGCATCGTCGTCGGCTCCAGCCACCCCGAGGCCCTGCTGCGCAACGGAGTCCACGAGTGGGAGCCGTGGATCGCCGAACACCCGAACGCCGACGGCAGTGCGCCGGTCTACGACTACACGGTCAATCCCGCTGTCATCTCCGACTACTGGAGGGCTCGGGCGAGACAGAACGCCGCGTACGAGAGCAGCTGGACGCTCGGCATGCGCGGTCTGCACGACAGCGCGCTGGAGACGAAGTACGCCACCACGATCCCGGAGAAGGTCGTGGTGATGAACGACATCATCGCCGACCAGCGCCGGATCCTCGCCGAAGAGGTCGGTTCCGCTGCCGAGCCGCAGATCTTCATCCCGTACAAGGAGGTCCTGGACCTGTACAACGCGGGTGTCCAGGTCCCCGACGACGTCACGCTGATCTGGCCGGACGACAACCACGGCAATATGCGCCAGCTGCCGAACGAGGCGGAGCGGGCGCGGTCGGGCGGCAACGGGATCTACTACCACCTCTCCTACTGGGGCCGTCCGAAGAGCTACCTGTGGCTGGACACGACCCAAGTGGCCAAGGTCTGGCAGGAGTTGCGGCGGGTCTACGAGCACGGAACCGACCGCATGTGGATCTTCAACGTCGGTGACCTCAAGTCGATCGAGACCGGCCTGTCCTTCGCGATGGACATGGCCTGGGACGTGGACCGCTGGGAGGCCGACGAGGTCGAGGGCTTCCTGGCGGAGTGGGCCGGAAGGCAGTTCGGGCGACGCCACGCCAGGGAGATCGCCGCGATCCGCACGGAGTACTACCGGCTCGCCGGGGAGCTGCGTCCCGAGTTCATCGCCGCGGGCCTCGTCTCCGTCGTCCACCACGGCGACGAGGCCGGGCGCCGGATGGCGGCGTACGACCGGCTCCTGGCGCGGGTCCGGGCGGTGGGCGCCGAGCTGCCCGACGCCTATCGGGACGCCTTCTACGAACTGGTCGAATATCCGGTGCACGGCGCGTACTTGATGAACCTCAAGTACTACTGGGCGGACCGCAACGCGCTCGCCGCCCGGCAGGGCCGTGGGGCCGGCACGAACCGCCTCGCGGACCTCGCGCTCGCCGCGCACACCGCGGAGGCCGCTCTCACCAGCAGGTACAACACCGAGGTGGCGGGCGGGAAATGGAACGGGATCGTCAATCCGTACCCGTCCCAGATCCCGAAGGCACCGGGGCGCCCGACCGTCACCAGGGTGACCCGGCAGGAGACCGGCGGGCTCGGGGTGGCGGCCGAGGGGAACGAGACCGGGGCCGGCCGGCCGCTGTCGTTCTCCTCGTACACCCGGGACCGGCGCTTCGTCGACGTCTTCAACACCGGGTTCCAGCCCCTGGACTGGGCGGCCGAGGCCAGTCACCCGTGGGTGACGCTGAGCACGGCCGGAGGCTCGCTCACCGAGCAGCGGCGGGTGTGGGTGGAGATCGACTGGGAGCGTGCGCCCGAGGGTGTGCAGGAGGCCACGGTCGTCCTCACCGGCGCGGGGCAGCGCTTCGACGTGCCGTTGCGGGTGGTCAACGGCCGCCGAAGGGCCCGTGGCTTCGTCGAGGCCCACGGTTATGTGTCGATCGACGCGGCACACGCCGACCAGAGGGTGGGCCGAGGCGGTTGCCGCTGGCGGACCGTGCGGGGCCTCGGTCGTCGTACGGGAGCCGTCGAGGCCGTTCCTTCCACGGCGGCTCCGATCACCGGTGACTTCGCCTCCCGGGCACCGGAGTTGCGGTACCGGGTGCGGTTCGGCAGCACGGGCACCTTCCCCGTCACGGTCTTCCGGCTGCCCTCGCTGGACGAGCGCGGGCAGCGGCGGGTGGCCGTCGGGCTCGACGACCAGCCGGTAACCGTGCTGTCCGGGCAGGCCGTCGCGACCGGCAACCGGGGGGACGCCTGGGCCCGCCAGGTGGAGGACGGCGTCGAGCGGCTGACCGCCACCGTGACGGTCGCCGAGGCCGGGGAGCATGTGCTGAGGATCTTCATGGTCGATCCGGCGATCGCGGTGGACCAGATCGTGATCGACACGGGCGGTCTGCCCGCCACCTACCTCGCGCCGCCGGAGAGCTACCACCCGGTGTTCAACCCGGAGCCCGCGCCCGGCCCGGGTCTGGAGGCGCCGGACCAGTAG
- a CDS encoding NlpC/P60 family protein: MAPDRTSRNGGFSLPAKRNSALATAAIASAALLSQTGNAAADEGPSPDEVSRRVTNLYDRAEDDSGTYNATRAAGTASSTRGRTSAATGGGRRAGGDPALDDLAKQWYGMARAKTGPMIEATLPSDRVAARPAETRRQRPSDASPAREPKPAERAMPELTAAPMLALPSAPETAPAALTAAPAPQSPSWASEPGPQNLTGTGEMPALGSSQLVTAVPEYTPQPITGAPEYTAQPATGSAEYTAQPTIGFPEYTAQQATAIPDYTPQLTAGFPEYSAQSATGFPDYTPQVSAGYPEYSPQISTGFPDHTGQLGTVLPEYTAQTTTGFPDHSGQLGTGTPEYAAQTTTGFPEYAGQPTTAFAEYTAQTTTGFAEYSAQPTTAYPDYSTPLTAPLAAIAPPPADTLQSLPAAVQSIPAIPAPRAPEPDWQAPQPAAAPSVDLPTVDPGYDSKVIQVLAFARSQIGKPCVWGAAGPGSYDNSGLTQAAWKVAGVSLPRTALGQASTGTAVSLYAMQPGDLVFFHDDFSHVGLCTGNGMMIHAPGPGASIREESIYPTGESIIRGAIRPV; this comes from the coding sequence ATGGCGCCGGATCGAACTTCGCGCAATGGAGGGTTCAGCCTCCCGGCCAAGCGCAACTCCGCACTCGCGACGGCCGCCATCGCCTCCGCGGCCCTCCTCTCGCAGACCGGGAACGCCGCCGCGGACGAGGGGCCGAGCCCCGACGAGGTGAGCCGACGGGTCACCAATCTCTACGACCGGGCCGAGGACGACTCCGGTACCTACAACGCCACGCGCGCGGCCGGAACGGCGTCGAGCACCCGCGGCCGTACCAGTGCGGCGACCGGTGGCGGACGAAGGGCCGGCGGCGATCCCGCTCTCGACGACCTCGCCAAGCAGTGGTACGGCATGGCCCGCGCGAAGACGGGTCCGATGATCGAGGCGACCCTGCCCTCCGACCGCGTTGCCGCCCGCCCTGCCGAGACACGTCGCCAGCGCCCGTCGGACGCTTCCCCGGCACGCGAACCGAAGCCGGCCGAACGCGCGATGCCGGAACTGACCGCCGCGCCCATGCTCGCCCTGCCGAGCGCACCGGAGACGGCACCGGCCGCACTCACCGCCGCGCCGGCCCCCCAATCACCTTCGTGGGCATCGGAACCGGGCCCGCAGAACCTCACCGGCACCGGCGAAATGCCCGCCCTGGGCAGCTCCCAACTCGTCACCGCTGTCCCCGAGTACACGCCGCAACCCATCACCGGGGCCCCTGAGTACACCGCCCAGCCTGCCACCGGGTCCGCCGAGTACACCGCCCAGCCCACCATCGGCTTCCCGGAGTACACCGCGCAACAGGCCACGGCGATCCCCGACTACACCCCGCAACTCACCGCCGGGTTCCCCGAGTACTCCGCCCAGTCCGCCACCGGCTTCCCGGACTACACACCGCAGGTCAGCGCGGGGTACCCCGAGTACAGCCCGCAGATCAGCACGGGGTTCCCCGACCACACCGGGCAACTCGGCACAGTGCTGCCGGAGTACACCGCACAAACCACCACGGGATTCCCGGACCACAGCGGCCAACTCGGCACTGGAACACCTGAATACGCCGCACAGACCACCACGGGGTTCCCCGAGTACGCCGGACAACCCACCACAGCCTTCGCCGAGTACACCGCACAAACCACCACAGGCTTCGCCGAGTACTCCGCGCAACCCACCACCGCATACCCCGACTACTCCACACCCCTCACCGCCCCGCTCGCGGCGATCGCACCCCCGCCGGCCGACACCCTCCAGAGCCTCCCGGCCGCCGTCCAGAGCATCCCGGCCATCCCGGCCCCCCGCGCCCCCGAGCCGGACTGGCAGGCACCCCAGCCGGCAGCGGCCCCGAGCGTCGACCTCCCCACCGTCGACCCCGGTTACGACTCGAAGGTCATCCAGGTGCTCGCCTTCGCCCGCTCCCAGATCGGCAAGCCCTGTGTCTGGGGCGCGGCGGGCCCGGGTTCGTACGACAACTCCGGTCTCACCCAGGCCGCCTGGAAGGTCGCCGGGGTCTCCCTCCCCCGCACCGCCCTCGGCCAGGCGAGCACCGGCACGGCGGTGTCCCTGTACGCCATGCAACCCGGCGACCTCGTCTTCTTCCACGACGACTTCAGCCACGTGGGCCTGTGCACCGGCAACGGCATGATGATCCACGCGCCGGGCCCGGGTGCGTCCATCCGCGAGGAGTCGATCTACCCGACCGGCGAGTCGATCATCCGCGGCGCGATACGGCCCGTCTGA
- a CDS encoding NAD-dependent epimerase/dehydratase family protein: MGAESGSVLVTGGSGFVGSHLVLRLLERGYEVHTTVRSLANAAKVRPLRRMEAEFPGRLTLFEADLLDEGSFDEAMEGCRVVFHVASPFFMPEKIKDGQKDMVDPALTGTRNVLGGIERTPTVERLVFTSTVGAIFGDYSDVRDMDGQVLSEKYFNTSSTLQNNPYHYAKTVAERTAWDAEAAQDRWHMVSVNPGLILGPSLAPASESGSLFLLEELFKGYFFYGAPDFSFTTVDVRDVADAHIAAAEKPDAKGRYILAAPTMTSFHEMSRIIRTRHPRGLRIPRTALPHWPVRVLGPAFGLTQDYIRKHLGIRFKVDNSRSVNELGLVYRPVEETVLDHYEAWLAQQAKR, translated from the coding sequence ATGGGTGCGGAGTCGGGCAGCGTCCTGGTGACCGGCGGCAGCGGGTTCGTGGGCAGCCATCTGGTGCTGCGGCTGCTGGAGCGGGGTTACGAGGTGCACACCACCGTGCGCAGTCTCGCGAACGCGGCGAAGGTGCGGCCGCTGCGGCGGATGGAAGCGGAGTTCCCCGGCCGGCTCACGCTGTTCGAGGCCGACCTCCTCGACGAGGGCTCCTTCGACGAGGCGATGGAGGGCTGCCGCGTCGTCTTCCATGTCGCCTCGCCGTTCTTCATGCCGGAGAAGATCAAGGACGGCCAGAAGGACATGGTCGACCCCGCCCTGACCGGCACCCGCAACGTCCTGGGCGGCATCGAGCGGACGCCGACGGTCGAGCGGCTGGTCTTCACCTCCACGGTCGGCGCGATCTTCGGCGACTACTCCGACGTGCGGGACATGGACGGGCAGGTCCTGTCGGAGAAGTACTTCAACACCAGCAGCACGCTGCAGAACAACCCGTACCACTACGCCAAGACGGTCGCCGAGCGCACGGCCTGGGACGCGGAGGCCGCGCAGGACCGCTGGCACATGGTGTCCGTCAACCCCGGCCTGATCCTGGGCCCTTCGCTCGCGCCCGCCTCCGAGTCCGGCAGTCTCTTCCTCCTGGAGGAACTCTTCAAGGGTTACTTCTTCTACGGCGCCCCGGACTTCAGCTTCACCACGGTCGACGTCCGTGACGTGGCCGACGCGCACATCGCGGCGGCGGAGAAGCCCGACGCCAAGGGCCGTTACATTCTGGCCGCGCCGACGATGACGTCGTTCCACGAGATGTCCCGCATCATCCGCACCCGCCATCCCCGCGGCCTGCGCATCCCGCGCACCGCGCTCCCGCACTGGCCCGTGCGCGTACTCGGCCCCGCCTTCGGACTGACCCAGGACTACATCCGCAAGCACCTCGGCATCCGCTTCAAGGTGGACAACAGCCGCAGCGTGAACGAACTGGGCCTGGTCTACCGCCCGGTCGAGGAGACAGTCCTCGATCACTACGAGGCGTGGCTCGCCCAACAGGCAAAACGCTGA
- a CDS encoding condensation domain-containing protein, with the protein MEGDLRNLPAFEPILAGPSTIHTVQFSGSGHGTYPLTWSQEWLWRGIVLTAPNIERMNLGRIVPVPSGLPLGSTLRAISALMHRHEALRTRFHLDERGRPRQVVADRGELTVEEYEAAGADCRDVARAVKERLCAAPFTAPEVSLRVALITEEQRPVMLVLCAFHMATDAWGAGRIVDDLTSIMGSLRDGIFDLLSSFPTQVHERLEFEQGAQGVRCSERSLEYWGKQISRFPENSLPAAEGKPDGAPFREISMDSAALAATCRALAQRAKVGVGAVFIGLTATLLSAINGNAGVGFLVFTHNRYGRNWAKLSGPLVQDFPLYVEVAGRTLLEVARDIDQTTLSGSFYGQYNPTRLPSLLSSVSGSLGFNPDLSCAVNTKLSRESGPSTRERGALKVAAPQDVERLTGETRIDVGAGLHREDMNLFFSIDCRTHRAEILMRANTRIFSTSQMRDFLRNLEGSSVLNLTGA; encoded by the coding sequence ATGGAGGGTGATTTGCGCAACCTGCCAGCATTCGAACCCATCCTGGCCGGACCGTCAACCATTCACACTGTGCAGTTCTCCGGCAGCGGACACGGTACTTACCCGTTAACGTGGTCTCAAGAATGGCTTTGGAGAGGGATCGTTCTCACCGCCCCGAACATCGAACGCATGAATCTGGGGCGGATTGTTCCAGTTCCGTCCGGGCTTCCTCTCGGCTCCACACTCAGGGCGATATCAGCACTGATGCACCGACACGAAGCGCTCCGGACTCGATTCCATCTCGATGAGCGTGGCAGACCGCGCCAAGTCGTTGCCGACCGAGGAGAGTTGACGGTCGAGGAGTACGAAGCAGCAGGCGCGGATTGCCGTGACGTCGCTCGTGCAGTGAAGGAGAGGCTCTGCGCCGCTCCGTTCACCGCGCCGGAGGTCTCGCTGCGAGTCGCCCTGATCACTGAAGAGCAAAGACCAGTTATGCTCGTTCTTTGTGCGTTTCACATGGCGACCGACGCCTGGGGAGCGGGTCGCATCGTCGACGACTTGACATCAATCATGGGCTCGCTCCGAGACGGGATTTTCGACCTGCTCTCAAGCTTTCCGACCCAGGTCCACGAAAGGCTCGAATTCGAACAGGGTGCGCAAGGGGTCAGATGTTCCGAAAGGTCACTTGAATACTGGGGTAAGCAAATATCACGATTCCCTGAAAATTCTCTCCCGGCGGCAGAAGGTAAACCAGACGGTGCGCCTTTCAGGGAGATCAGCATGGATTCTGCAGCACTCGCTGCGACCTGCCGTGCTCTGGCGCAGAGGGCGAAGGTGGGTGTTGGCGCAGTGTTTATCGGGCTCACTGCCACGCTTCTTTCTGCAATAAACGGAAACGCTGGGGTCGGGTTTCTTGTCTTCACTCACAATCGCTACGGCCGGAATTGGGCCAAGCTTTCCGGTCCCCTGGTCCAGGACTTCCCCCTCTATGTGGAAGTGGCTGGTAGAACGCTCCTCGAAGTGGCACGAGACATTGATCAAACGACTCTCAGCGGCAGCTTCTACGGACAGTACAACCCGACTCGCCTCCCTTCCTTGCTCTCCAGTGTGTCGGGGAGTTTGGGATTCAATCCGGATCTCTCTTGTGCCGTGAACACGAAATTGTCCCGGGAGTCAGGTCCATCGACGCGAGAAAGAGGCGCGCTGAAGGTCGCGGCGCCTCAGGATGTCGAACGCTTGACTGGGGAGACCCGGATCGACGTCGGGGCAGGCTTGCATCGAGAGGACATGAATCTCTTTTTTTCAATTGACTGCCGCACTCACCGTGCCGAGATCCTCATGCGCGCCAATACGCGAATATTCTCGACTAGTCAGATGAGGGATTTTCTGAGAAATTTGGAAGGGTCTTCCGTGCTGAATTTGACCGGGGCCTAG